Proteins from a single region of Aerococcus viridans:
- a CDS encoding Nif3-like dinuclear metal center hexameric protein, which yields MSLTIKDFIQQFQTFAPEYYAVEGDPTGLHFGRLDQEVRKILVTLDIRPEVVAEAKTIGADFIFAHHPPIFKPVKRLTEDDPQQSMYAEIIRSGIGVYAAHTNLDAAPAGMNDWLSDLYKVENVEVLRTHTIDETTGQAIGIGRIGDLAEPMTLEAFGEFVKAKTGVNGLRMVVADKDRPVKRVAILGGDGGSYFEDALAKGADTFITGDVYYHTGHDMIAAGLNVIDPGHHFESIVKSKMTDMFKQWNDENNWQVDVIASQLNTDPFTFI from the coding sequence TTGTCGCTCACAATTAAAGATTTTATCCAGCAATTCCAAACTTTTGCCCCAGAATACTATGCCGTTGAAGGAGATCCGACTGGCTTGCATTTCGGCCGTCTCGACCAAGAGGTTCGCAAGATTTTGGTGACCTTAGATATTCGCCCTGAAGTGGTTGCAGAAGCTAAGACAATTGGCGCAGATTTCATTTTTGCCCATCATCCACCAATCTTTAAACCGGTGAAACGTTTAACAGAAGATGATCCGCAACAATCGATGTATGCGGAAATTATTCGCTCAGGCATTGGGGTATATGCAGCTCATACCAATTTGGATGCTGCGCCAGCTGGGATGAATGACTGGCTTTCTGATTTATACAAGGTTGAAAACGTAGAGGTTTTGCGAACCCATACGATAGATGAAACGACCGGGCAAGCGATTGGTATTGGACGCATCGGAGATTTAGCTGAACCGATGACTCTAGAAGCTTTCGGTGAATTTGTGAAAGCAAAAACGGGCGTCAATGGCTTAAGGATGGTGGTTGCTGATAAAGATAGACCTGTTAAGCGGGTGGCTATTCTAGGAGGTGACGGCGGTTCTTACTTCGAGGATGCACTGGCTAAGGGTGCGGACACCTTTATCACTGGTGACGTTTACTACCATACCGGCCACGATATGATTGCGGCGGGCTTGAACGTAATCGACCCAGGTCACCATTTTGAATCAATCGTAAAATCTAAAATGACAGACATGTTTAAGCAATGGAACGATGAAAATAACTGGCAGGTTGATGTAATTGCTAGCCAATTAAATACGGATCCATTTACATT
- a CDS encoding tRNA (adenine(22)-N(1))-methyltransferase — MNVNHLSDRLASVATFVKDGARLADIGSDHAYLPTNLASQDKITSAIAGEVVAGPFQSAQQEIARQELGHMVEARLGDGLAVIGPADQIDTITICGMGGALIVDILAQGLIDGKLATNPRLILQPNVAEDKVRQWLNKHSYEIVDEAMIAENGKFYEVIVADYRDNLQQELTSDDILFGLFNKEKYAAIFQEKWQLELKRTNYILDQLEQANNRDENKIARYKELKAAIQAQLA, encoded by the coding sequence ATGAATGTAAATCACTTATCAGACCGACTAGCATCGGTCGCAACTTTTGTGAAAGATGGCGCGCGGCTGGCAGATATTGGATCAGACCACGCGTACTTACCAACCAATTTGGCTAGCCAAGATAAAATCACTAGTGCGATTGCTGGTGAAGTTGTGGCGGGTCCTTTCCAGTCTGCTCAACAAGAAATTGCCCGTCAGGAATTAGGGCATATGGTTGAAGCTCGACTTGGCGACGGCTTAGCAGTTATTGGACCAGCGGACCAAATTGACACCATTACCATTTGCGGTATGGGTGGGGCTTTAATCGTGGATATTTTAGCGCAAGGTTTAATCGACGGTAAATTAGCGACTAATCCACGTCTTATTTTGCAACCAAATGTGGCAGAAGACAAGGTCCGTCAATGGTTAAACAAGCATTCTTATGAGATCGTTGATGAAGCGATGATTGCTGAAAATGGTAAGTTCTATGAAGTGATTGTGGCGGATTACCGAGACAATCTCCAACAAGAATTGACCAGTGATGATATTTTATTCGGTTTATTTAACAAAGAGAAATATGCAGCTATTTTCCAGGAGAAATGGCAATTAGAATTGAAACGGACAAACTATATATTAGACCAACTAGAACAAGCCAATAACCGCGATGAAAACAAGATCGCTCGCTATAAAGAATTGAAGGCAGCGATACAAGCACAATTAGCTTAA
- a CDS encoding ATP-binding cassette domain-containing protein — MLQIKHLTMTQASTVFTIIDDLSFVVNPGDKVAIIGEEGNGKSSILKYIVGDESIQSYLEITGQMTNHFTQLAYLPQAMANEDLAKSLENYFFRGRDYADVDYQLLYQLGNRLNFDVERIYDQQLVGDLSGGERIKFQLIDLLMDEPDLLVMDEPSNDLDVETSLWLEKFIQQSDLAMIYISHDELLLKRTATHILHVERLTNKSTARSTFVKASYEDYLTHRDQEMSNQENLANKQRVEDQKRMAKFNRVHDSVDHQLNNTKDSTAGRLLAKKMKAVQSMDKRFERERAKFVDHPIKEAPIHIEFSNVNPLSKSQVVVHLDDGQVTVDDRTLADNLQLTVKGQDKIGIIGPNGIGKTTFLRQLWCDLKDAKGLQVGYMPQQYSEEIPDDQTPIEFMTTSGDKEERTQIMTYLGSLRFLPEEMDQPIAYLSGGQKGKLILASLDLKGYNVLLLDEPTRNFSASSQQEIRTVFNDYPGAIITVSHDRQFLKSVCDTVYELSSEGFQIVDHVNQW; from the coding sequence ATGTTACAAATTAAACACTTAACTATGACGCAAGCTAGCACTGTATTCACCATAATTGACGACTTATCATTTGTGGTAAACCCTGGTGATAAGGTCGCAATTATTGGCGAAGAGGGCAACGGGAAATCGTCGATTCTAAAATATATTGTCGGGGATGAAAGCATCCAATCTTATCTTGAAATTACCGGGCAAATGACCAATCATTTTACCCAGTTGGCTTATTTACCCCAAGCTATGGCAAATGAGGACCTAGCAAAGTCATTGGAAAATTATTTTTTCAGGGGTCGGGATTACGCAGATGTGGATTATCAATTGCTCTATCAACTGGGTAACCGGCTAAACTTTGATGTGGAACGGATTTATGACCAACAGTTAGTGGGAGACCTGTCTGGAGGTGAGCGGATCAAGTTTCAGTTGATTGACTTGCTGATGGATGAGCCAGATCTGTTGGTGATGGATGAACCATCTAATGATCTAGATGTCGAAACCAGTCTCTGGCTTGAAAAGTTTATTCAGCAAAGTGACTTGGCTATGATTTATATCTCCCATGACGAGTTGTTGCTTAAACGAACCGCCACCCATATCCTCCATGTAGAAAGATTGACCAACAAGTCGACTGCCCGGTCAACATTTGTAAAGGCCAGCTACGAAGATTACCTAACCCACCGTGACCAAGAGATGTCCAATCAGGAGAATTTAGCCAACAAGCAGCGGGTAGAAGACCAAAAACGGATGGCGAAGTTTAACCGCGTGCACGATTCAGTAGACCACCAATTGAACAATACCAAGGATTCTACTGCAGGACGACTTCTTGCTAAAAAGATGAAAGCTGTCCAATCTATGGACAAGAGATTTGAACGCGAACGGGCCAAATTTGTGGACCATCCGATTAAAGAAGCGCCCATTCATATTGAATTTTCTAACGTGAACCCTTTATCCAAGAGCCAAGTGGTCGTGCACTTAGACGACGGTCAAGTGACCGTTGATGACCGCACATTAGCCGACAATCTGCAACTAACTGTCAAAGGTCAAGATAAAATCGGCATTATTGGCCCTAATGGTATTGGCAAAACGACTTTCCTTCGTCAACTTTGGTGTGATTTAAAAGATGCTAAAGGCCTCCAAGTGGGCTACATGCCCCAACAATACAGTGAGGAAATTCCTGATGACCAAACCCCTATCGAATTTATGACTACCAGTGGGGACAAGGAAGAAAGAACGCAAATCATGACTTATTTGGGTAGTCTCCGCTTTTTACCTGAAGAAATGGACCAACCAATAGCTTACTTATCCGGTGGGCAAAAGGGAAAACTTATCCTAGCCAGTTTGGACCTTAAAGGATACAATGTCTTACTCTTAGATGAACCGACTAGGAATTTCTCAGCTTCTTCTCAACAAGAAATCCGTACGGTTTTCAATGATTATCCCGGCGCTATCATCACCGTTTCCCACGACCGACAGTTTTTAAAATCAGTGTGTGACACAGTGTATGAATTAAGTTCTGAGGGGTTTCAAATCGTTGACCATGTCAATCAATGGTAA